ATTGGTAATAAATGGTTCAATTTTCTTCGTGATAACTTATCATCCATTGCACACCAAATTTATCAACAAACTGGCCAAACATATCGCCCCAAAATTGGGTACTAAACAGTATTTGTATTTGTCCATCAATTGATAATTTATCAAATAATTCCTTTCCTTCATTCTCCGAACTGGAAGCTATACATATAGAAAAATTGTTTCCTTTTGAAAAATTTTGCCCAAATTCTTCAAGGGCGTCTGTTCCCATTAATATTTGTCCGGT
The Arachidicoccus soli DNA segment above includes these coding regions:
- a CDS encoding VOC family protein — translated: MKSINPYLNFPGNTEEAFNFYKSVFGGEFYMVMRMKDTPQQKQIPIELENKIMHISLPISTGQILMGTDALEEFGQNFSKGNNFSICIASSSENEGKELFDKLSIDGQIQILFSTQFWGDMFGQFVDKFGVQWMISYHEEN